A region of Burkholderia lata DNA encodes the following proteins:
- a CDS encoding carbonic anhydrase, translated as MRDIIDGFLRFQREVYPQRVELFKQLATTQNPKALFVTCSDSRVVPELLTQREPGELFVIRNAGNIVPSYGPEPGGVSATVEYAVAVLGVRDIVICGHSDCGAMGAISRCTCLDHMPAVANWLRHSDAAKAINAAHQFDSPRAKLDGLVRENVIAQLANLRTHPSVALALEQGRMNLHGWVYDIEMGRIDALDGATRHFVPLSESPATVAVKSY; from the coding sequence GTGCGCGACATCATCGACGGTTTCCTGCGCTTTCAGCGCGAGGTCTATCCGCAACGTGTCGAGCTGTTCAAGCAGCTCGCGACCACCCAAAATCCCAAGGCGCTGTTCGTGACGTGCTCGGACAGCCGCGTGGTGCCGGAATTGCTGACGCAGCGTGAGCCGGGCGAACTGTTCGTGATTCGCAATGCGGGCAACATCGTTCCGTCGTACGGACCGGAACCGGGGGGCGTGTCCGCCACGGTCGAATATGCGGTCGCCGTGCTCGGCGTGCGGGACATCGTCATTTGCGGGCACTCGGATTGCGGCGCGATGGGCGCGATCTCGCGGTGCACGTGCCTGGACCATATGCCGGCCGTTGCGAACTGGTTGCGCCATTCCGATGCCGCGAAAGCCATCAATGCCGCGCATCAGTTCGACTCCCCCCGGGCCAAGCTCGACGGCCTGGTGCGCGAGAACGTGATCGCGCAGCTCGCCAACCTGCGCACGCATCCGTCGGTCGCCCTCGCGCTCGAGCAAGGACGGATGAATCTGCACGGTTGGGTCTACGACATCGAGATGGGGCGCATCGACGCACTCGACGGCGCGACGCGCCATTTTGTCCCGTTGAGCGAGTCGCCGGCCACGGTGGCGGTCAAGTCGTACTGA
- a CDS encoding MHYT domain-containing protein, with product MSGTYDPTLVVISCLLSILASFTALNVSDRLNLIGNRSIWPWIALGGCIMGLGIWSMHFVAMLAFHLPVAVEYDIPATVASLFIAIAASAVGFVPLSRFNLHWPLLIVSAIVMGLGVAGMHYLGMQAMSICSGIRYQPWLVVLSVIIAILASGAALLLAFDLRRPSTFGRTRQIGSAIVMGVAVCGMHYCGMAAASFEKGSYATATFYNLPAPWLAGIVVTFSLVIFAIATVIMLLDARTNTQARVRVQATLSSHLDRRNPTR from the coding sequence ATGTCCGGCACCTACGACCCTACGCTTGTCGTCATTTCCTGCTTGCTTTCGATCCTCGCATCATTCACGGCACTCAATGTCTCCGATCGACTGAATCTCATCGGGAATCGTTCGATCTGGCCTTGGATCGCGTTAGGTGGTTGCATCATGGGGCTCGGTATTTGGTCGATGCATTTCGTCGCCATGCTGGCATTTCACCTGCCTGTCGCTGTTGAATACGATATTCCTGCGACAGTCGCGTCCTTGTTCATTGCGATTGCTGCATCGGCGGTCGGCTTTGTACCGCTTTCCCGTTTCAATCTGCACTGGCCGCTGCTCATTGTCAGCGCAATCGTCATGGGACTGGGCGTCGCCGGCATGCACTATCTCGGCATGCAGGCAATGAGCATCTGCTCCGGGATTCGATACCAGCCGTGGTTGGTCGTGCTGTCCGTCATCATCGCGATCCTGGCAAGTGGCGCCGCCTTGTTGCTTGCGTTCGATCTGCGCCGGCCGAGCACATTCGGCAGAACACGCCAGATCGGTTCGGCAATCGTCATGGGCGTTGCCGTGTGCGGGATGCATTATTGCGGCATGGCAGCGGCAAGTTTCGAGAAAGGCAGCTACGCGACAGCGACCTTCTACAATCTCCCCGCACCGTGGTTGGCCGGTATCGTCGTGACGTTCAGCCTGGTGATTTTCGCGATCGCCACGGTGATCATGCTTCTGGATGCCAGAACCAATACCCAGGCGCGAGTGCGAGTTCAGGCGACCTTGAGCAGCCATCTCGATCGACGGAATCCCACTCGCTGA
- a CDS encoding CaiB/BaiF CoA transferase family protein produces the protein MEEVIHESRAGTTIGAGRPLAGIRVLTVENFIAAPFASMWLADAGAEVVKIEARDGGDYARSTDPVGPGADGRPSGLAFLRTNRNKKSVTLDLKHPEGRRIFTELAARADVVLENLRPNVMDRLGLGYAALSRINPRLIYGAISGFGHDDILPSPYGDFPAFDIVGQAMSGLMYRPERGDDRPTYLGFSLADIECGILALYGIVLALLHRHTTGKGKKIDISMVDASLILNEISVAMYSATKRTSPPGVHAVTAPFGTYRAKDGYIVIAVLGEHIWKRFADVIGRPGLKDDPRFADGMLRKQHVDVLNVEIDAWLGDRSREAALAALRAGGVPCSNVNDVPDLFECPHVAARKMLMTLDDPAWGSIQVAGNPVKMSDVPEPDAKTPPVLGEHNADVLHDWLGLDERAITTLRDMNVI, from the coding sequence ATGGAGGAGGTGATTCATGAGTCGCGCGCCGGAACGACGATCGGCGCGGGACGACCGCTGGCCGGTATTCGCGTGCTGACGGTCGAGAACTTCATCGCGGCGCCGTTTGCTTCGATGTGGCTGGCGGACGCCGGCGCGGAAGTCGTCAAGATCGAAGCGCGCGACGGCGGCGATTATGCGCGGAGCACGGACCCGGTCGGGCCGGGCGCCGACGGCCGGCCCAGCGGGCTCGCCTTTCTGCGGACCAATCGGAACAAGAAGAGCGTCACGCTCGATCTCAAGCACCCGGAGGGACGGCGCATCTTCACCGAGCTCGCCGCGCGGGCCGACGTGGTGCTCGAGAACCTGCGGCCGAACGTGATGGACCGGCTGGGGCTCGGCTACGCGGCGTTGAGCCGGATCAATCCACGCCTGATCTACGGCGCCATTTCCGGCTTCGGGCACGACGACATCCTGCCGAGCCCGTACGGCGATTTCCCCGCGTTCGATATCGTCGGGCAGGCGATGAGCGGGCTGATGTACCGCCCCGAGCGCGGCGACGATCGTCCGACCTATCTCGGCTTTTCGCTGGCCGATATCGAGTGCGGGATCCTGGCGCTCTACGGCATCGTGCTGGCGCTCCTGCATCGGCATACCACGGGCAAGGGCAAGAAGATCGACATCTCGATGGTCGATGCATCGTTGATCCTCAACGAAATCTCGGTCGCGATGTACTCGGCGACGAAGCGCACGTCGCCGCCCGGCGTGCATGCCGTTACCGCGCCGTTCGGCACCTATCGCGCGAAAGACGGCTATATCGTGATCGCGGTGCTGGGCGAACACATCTGGAAGCGGTTTGCGGACGTGATCGGCCGGCCCGGCCTGAAGGACGATCCGCGATTCGCCGACGGCATGTTGCGCAAGCAGCATGTCGACGTGCTGAACGTCGAGATCGATGCGTGGCTCGGCGACCGGTCGCGCGAAGCGGCGCTGGCGGCGCTGCGTGCGGGTGGCGTACCGTGCTCGAACGTGAACGACGTGCCGGACCTGTTCGAATGCCCTCACGTTGCCGCCCGGAAGATGCTCATGACGCTCGACGACCCGGCATGGGGTTCCATTCAGGTCGCGGGCAATCCGGTCAAGATGTCGGATGTGCCCGAACCGGACGCGAAGACGCCGCCGGTTCTCGGCGAGCACAACGCGGACGTGCTGCACGACTGGCTGGGCCTGGATGAACGCGCGATCACGACATTGCGGGACATGAACGTGATCTGA
- a CDS encoding aldehyde dehydrogenase — translation MTNRTIELKHPRAFYIGGQWVAPSTPDTFDVLDCATEEVVATVAKAASADMQRAIDAARDAFDNGPWPRMTPQERAGYLEKFAERLEALNDEFARIWTIETGIVYKVAQPRIGLFISGAFRQYAAMAATFPFVEEQRSVTGNLGYRVYEPVGVVGEIIPWNGPAGLMAYKTAPALLAGCTLVIKSSPEAPCSAYLFAEICDEIGLPPGVVNVVTADRDVSEELVRHPGVDKITFTGSTGAGRRIASIAGDRIARVTLELGGKSPAVILDDYDIETAANVLGPSYFGYNTGQICHSLTRVIVPRAKHDAMVEALSAIAKQIVVGDPFAPETTSGPLASARQRETVERFVATGIAEGATLATGGKRPAGLARGFFFEPTVFGNVDNRSTIAQDEIFGPVLSVIPADDEASAIRMANDTPFGLNAAVFTNDRARALHVARQIRSGTVGHNGPRTDFSIGFGGFKQSGIGREGGVEGLTAFMESKTIVMA, via the coding sequence ATGACCAACAGAACGATTGAACTCAAGCATCCTCGAGCGTTCTACATCGGCGGGCAGTGGGTCGCGCCGTCCACCCCGGACACGTTCGACGTGCTCGATTGCGCGACGGAAGAAGTCGTGGCGACCGTGGCGAAAGCCGCGTCGGCCGACATGCAGCGCGCGATCGACGCAGCACGCGACGCGTTCGACAACGGCCCGTGGCCGCGCATGACGCCGCAGGAACGCGCGGGTTATCTGGAGAAATTCGCTGAACGCCTGGAAGCGCTCAATGACGAATTTGCCCGCATCTGGACGATCGAGACCGGGATCGTCTACAAGGTCGCGCAGCCGCGGATCGGCCTGTTCATCAGCGGCGCATTTCGCCAGTATGCGGCGATGGCCGCGACGTTCCCGTTCGTCGAGGAACAGCGATCGGTGACGGGCAATCTCGGCTATCGTGTCTACGAGCCCGTCGGCGTGGTCGGCGAGATCATCCCGTGGAACGGCCCCGCCGGCCTGATGGCGTACAAGACCGCGCCGGCGCTGCTCGCCGGCTGCACGCTGGTGATCAAGTCGTCGCCCGAGGCGCCCTGCTCGGCCTACCTGTTCGCCGAGATCTGCGACGAAATCGGCTTGCCGCCGGGTGTCGTCAATGTCGTGACGGCCGATCGCGACGTGTCCGAGGAACTGGTGCGCCATCCCGGCGTCGACAAGATCACGTTCACGGGATCGACGGGCGCCGGCCGCCGGATCGCGTCGATCGCCGGCGACCGGATCGCCCGCGTCACGCTCGAACTCGGCGGCAAGTCGCCCGCGGTCATCCTCGACGACTACGACATCGAAACCGCGGCGAACGTGCTGGGCCCGTCCTATTTCGGCTACAACACCGGGCAAATCTGCCATAGCCTGACGCGCGTGATCGTGCCGCGGGCCAAACACGATGCGATGGTCGAAGCGTTGTCGGCCATCGCGAAGCAGATCGTGGTGGGCGATCCGTTCGCACCGGAGACGACTTCCGGCCCGCTCGCGAGCGCACGGCAGCGCGAGACGGTCGAACGATTCGTCGCCACGGGCATCGCGGAAGGCGCGACGCTGGCCACCGGCGGCAAGCGGCCGGCGGGACTGGCGCGCGGGTTCTTCTTCGAGCCGACGGTATTCGGCAACGTGGACAACCGTTCGACGATCGCGCAGGACGAGATCTTCGGGCCGGTGCTGAGCGTCATTCCCGCCGACGACGAAGCGAGCGCGATCCGGATGGCAAACGATACGCCGTTCGGGCTGAACGCCGCGGTCTTCACGAACGACCGCGCTCGCGCGTTGCACGTGGCGCGGCAGATCCGCTCGGGCACGGTCGGCCACAACGGCCCGCGCACCGATTTCTCGATCGGGTTCGGCGGCTTCAAGCAGTCCGGCATCGGTCGCGAAGGCGGTGTCGAAGGGCTGACCGCGTTCATGGAATCGAAGACGATCGTGATGGCTTGA
- a CDS encoding zinc-dependent alcohol dehydrogenase family protein, producing the protein MRGMVFQGQCKVDVLDFDDPVPGYGEAVIEMKASGMCGTDLHYYRHGMAESLGMLGLRDRMESAHVIGGHEPCGVVAALGPGVDPKSFRVGDRVMVFHYAGCSCCDPCRTGWTQLCDHGARIYGVLSHGGHANYMKVPVSSLVHLPQEVSFKGGAAIACGTGTAYGALLRLDISARDTLAVYGLGPVGLSTAQLAAAMGVEVIGVDINPHRVERAKAFGVAHGIDASQCDPVDTIHRLTGGQGVSCAVECAGGELPRAQAIRSTKVWGRVVLVAVGGNVTVDAMKDLIGKQRTLIGSFTFSEPGMKECAHFIADHGVEVDRLFTDEWRLEQAGDAYAHFNRQTSGKGVIVF; encoded by the coding sequence ATGCGCGGCATGGTCTTTCAAGGGCAGTGCAAGGTCGATGTGCTCGATTTCGACGATCCCGTGCCGGGATACGGCGAAGCCGTGATCGAGATGAAGGCATCGGGCATGTGCGGGACCGACCTTCACTATTACCGCCACGGCATGGCGGAATCGCTGGGCATGCTCGGCCTGCGCGACCGGATGGAGTCCGCGCACGTGATCGGCGGCCACGAGCCATGCGGCGTCGTGGCCGCGCTGGGCCCCGGCGTCGATCCGAAATCATTCCGGGTCGGCGATCGCGTCATGGTGTTTCACTACGCGGGTTGCAGTTGCTGCGACCCGTGCCGCACCGGCTGGACCCAGCTCTGCGATCACGGCGCGCGCATCTATGGCGTGCTGAGCCACGGCGGGCACGCGAACTACATGAAGGTGCCGGTCTCGTCGCTGGTTCATCTGCCGCAGGAAGTGTCGTTCAAGGGCGGCGCGGCCATCGCGTGCGGCACCGGCACCGCGTACGGCGCGCTGCTGCGCCTCGATATCAGCGCGCGCGACACGCTGGCCGTCTACGGGCTCGGCCCGGTCGGCCTGTCGACCGCCCAGCTCGCCGCCGCGATGGGTGTCGAAGTGATCGGCGTCGACATCAACCCGCATCGCGTCGAACGCGCAAAGGCATTCGGCGTCGCGCACGGCATCGATGCCAGCCAGTGCGACCCGGTCGATACCATCCATCGGTTGACCGGCGGCCAGGGCGTGTCGTGCGCGGTCGAATGCGCCGGCGGTGAATTGCCGCGCGCGCAAGCGATTCGCAGCACGAAGGTGTGGGGCCGTGTGGTGCTCGTCGCCGTCGGCGGCAACGTGACCGTCGACGCAATGAAAGACCTGATCGGCAAGCAACGCACGCTGATCGGCTCTTTCACCTTCTCCGAGCCGGGCATGAAGGAATGCGCGCACTTCATCGCCGATCACGGCGTCGAGGTCGACAGGCTGTTCACCGACGAATGGCGTCTCGAACAAGCCGGTGACGCCTACGCTCACTTCAATCGGCAAACGAGCGGCAAGGGCGTCATCGTATTTTGA
- a CDS encoding SDR family NAD(P)-dependent oxidoreductase, whose amino-acid sequence MSSLEGKVAIVTGGTGGIGKGIALQLAARGATVVISGRNAAKAEGVLAELRQAGGQADFLPGDVRNKADMDALAAETARRHGGIDIVVANAGGNDDEARSPDVRGPFANIDLARVAAVVAENTAAKLFPVQAALPYMRPRGGGSVIFVTSEGGRVPTPGQTAVSTFAGGLIRASKVIAKELARDRIRVNCVCVTVVRDSPSWEAVFGADSKVSVQHRKQYEKIVDGCPLGVAAPPDIGQVVAFLASDESAYLTGATLSPTGGLTIH is encoded by the coding sequence ATGAGCAGTCTTGAAGGGAAAGTAGCCATCGTCACCGGCGGCACCGGCGGGATCGGCAAAGGCATTGCATTGCAACTCGCCGCGCGGGGCGCCACGGTCGTCATCAGCGGGCGCAACGCGGCCAAGGCCGAGGGCGTCCTCGCCGAATTGCGGCAAGCTGGCGGCCAGGCGGATTTCCTGCCGGGCGACGTGCGGAACAAGGCCGACATGGACGCCCTGGCCGCGGAAACGGCCCGCCGCCACGGCGGCATCGACATCGTCGTCGCCAATGCGGGCGGCAACGACGACGAGGCGCGCTCGCCTGACGTGCGCGGCCCGTTCGCCAACATCGATCTCGCGCGTGTCGCGGCGGTGGTGGCGGAAAATACGGCCGCCAAACTCTTCCCGGTCCAGGCCGCGTTGCCCTACATGCGCCCCCGGGGTGGCGGCAGCGTGATCTTCGTGACGTCGGAAGGCGGCCGGGTGCCGACGCCCGGGCAGACCGCCGTGTCGACGTTTGCCGGCGGCCTGATCCGGGCAAGCAAGGTGATCGCGAAGGAACTGGCGCGAGACAGGATCCGGGTCAACTGCGTCTGCGTCACGGTGGTGCGCGACAGCCCGTCGTGGGAAGCCGTGTTCGGCGCCGACAGCAAGGTATCGGTGCAGCATCGCAAACAGTACGAGAAGATCGTCGACGGCTGCCCGCTCGGCGTGGCGGCCCCGCCCGACATCGGCCAGGTCGTCGCGTTCCTCGCATCGGACGAGTCGGCCTACCTGACCGGCGCCACGCTCAGTCCGACCGGTGGATTGACCATTCATTGA
- a CDS encoding acetyl-CoA hydrolase/transferase family protein, with amino-acid sequence MNDLAQEIPGRASAAVASGGSVDLAAIIRPGDTVMWGQSHAEPVTLMRALVAQRERLKRIRIFLGIGLSDVLAPEHADAFDFLAYCGSGSNRALARAGVLDILPAHYSQLPELIRDGRLRIDVVMLQVSPPDEQGRYSLGLAREYLVEAVKHARAIVAEVHPDVPWTYGSPTLGAADIDLLVESDASFPEAAATAPGPVELAIGRHVASLVEDGATLQTGIGSIPDAVMAALHDKRDLGVHTGSIGDGVAALCEAGVVTNARKTIDAGITVGGVIIGSERVRRFAHRNPALELRGTEYTHNPHVLRRIDRFVAINSAVEVDLTGQINAEAIGGTYVGAVGGVADFLRAAQASRGGVPVVALPSTAGRHSRIVPRVTGPVTIPRSDACVIVTEYGIADLRGLSLAQRIPRMIAVAHPDHREQLEQALRAGG; translated from the coding sequence ATGAACGACCTCGCACAGGAGATTCCGGGCCGCGCGAGCGCTGCCGTCGCGTCCGGCGGCAGCGTGGATCTTGCCGCGATCATTCGTCCCGGCGATACAGTGATGTGGGGCCAGTCGCACGCCGAGCCCGTGACGCTGATGCGCGCACTCGTTGCGCAGCGCGAGCGCCTGAAGCGGATCCGCATCTTCCTCGGGATCGGTCTCTCCGACGTGCTCGCGCCCGAGCATGCCGATGCGTTCGACTTCCTCGCCTACTGCGGCAGCGGATCGAATCGTGCGCTCGCCCGTGCCGGGGTGCTCGACATTCTTCCGGCGCACTATTCGCAACTGCCGGAGCTGATCCGCGACGGCCGGCTGCGGATCGACGTCGTGATGCTGCAGGTATCGCCGCCGGACGAACAGGGCCGCTACAGCCTCGGGCTGGCACGCGAATACCTGGTCGAAGCGGTGAAGCATGCGCGCGCGATCGTCGCCGAAGTGCATCCCGACGTGCCGTGGACCTACGGCAGCCCGACGCTCGGCGCGGCCGACATCGACCTGCTGGTTGAATCGGATGCATCGTTTCCAGAGGCCGCGGCCACTGCGCCGGGGCCGGTCGAGCTGGCGATCGGCCGGCACGTCGCGTCGCTCGTCGAAGATGGCGCGACGTTGCAGACGGGCATCGGTTCGATTCCTGACGCGGTGATGGCGGCCTTGCACGACAAGCGCGATCTCGGCGTGCATACCGGCAGCATCGGGGACGGCGTCGCGGCGTTGTGCGAAGCCGGTGTCGTGACGAATGCACGCAAGACGATCGATGCGGGGATCACCGTCGGTGGCGTGATCATCGGCTCCGAGCGCGTGCGCCGCTTTGCGCACCGCAACCCCGCGCTCGAGCTGCGCGGCACCGAGTACACGCACAATCCGCACGTGCTGCGCCGGATCGACCGATTCGTCGCGATCAATTCGGCGGTGGAGGTCGACCTGACGGGGCAGATCAACGCCGAGGCGATCGGCGGCACGTATGTGGGCGCGGTGGGCGGCGTGGCGGACTTCCTGCGTGCGGCGCAGGCCAGCCGGGGCGGTGTGCCTGTCGTGGCGTTGCCGTCGACTGCCGGCCGGCACAGCCGCATCGTGCCGCGCGTGACGGGGCCCGTCACGATACCGCGAAGCGATGCATGCGTGATCGTCACCGAGTACGGGATCGCCGATCTGCGCGGGCTGTCGCTCGCGCAGCGCATTCCGAGAATGATCGCTGTTGCACATCCGGATCATCGCGAGCAGCTGGAACAAGCGCTTCGTGCAGGCGGATGA
- a CDS encoding porin, giving the protein MRKTIALCAAAGFVSGTAHAQSTVQLYGILDEGINYVSNASGNHQYAMASGVLNGSRWGLRIKEDLGAGYGVVAVMENGFDVNTGKLGQGGLGFGRQVYVGLSSPYGTMTLGRQYDSVVDSLGLFEAGDQWGGYLAAHPSDNDNFNNTNRVNNAIKYTSPVFHGLTATALYSLGGVPGRTGRNQIWSAGASYTNGPLALAAGYLNVRNPNTSFYGSGGTVAATVNEVPGSNFGASPVISGYASAHTLQVIGTGAAYTIGAFTVGATYSNTQFRGLGDTTTGPVPAGGIAGTAKFNNAELNVKYQITPAFLVGAAYVYTKNSGADGQNGAHYNQASFGADYFLSKRTDVYFVGTYQRASGTDSTGRIAVASINQLTPSTSNHQTALRVAIRHRF; this is encoded by the coding sequence ATGAGAAAGACGATTGCGCTTTGCGCAGCAGCCGGGTTCGTCAGTGGGACAGCGCATGCGCAAAGCACCGTGCAGCTCTACGGCATTCTTGACGAAGGGATCAACTACGTCAGCAACGCATCGGGCAACCACCAGTACGCAATGGCAAGCGGCGTGCTGAACGGCAGCCGCTGGGGGCTGCGCATCAAGGAGGACCTCGGCGCGGGCTATGGTGTGGTCGCCGTGATGGAAAACGGCTTCGACGTCAATACCGGCAAACTCGGCCAGGGTGGGCTCGGGTTCGGGCGGCAAGTCTATGTCGGCCTGTCCAGCCCTTACGGCACGATGACGCTCGGGCGCCAGTACGATTCCGTCGTCGATTCCCTCGGCCTGTTCGAGGCGGGCGATCAATGGGGCGGCTACCTCGCTGCCCATCCGTCCGACAACGACAACTTCAACAACACGAACCGCGTCAACAACGCGATCAAGTACACCAGCCCGGTCTTTCACGGCTTGACCGCGACCGCCCTCTACTCGCTGGGCGGCGTGCCGGGGCGCACCGGCCGCAACCAGATCTGGTCGGCCGGCGCCAGCTACACGAACGGCCCGCTCGCGCTGGCCGCGGGCTACCTCAATGTCCGGAATCCGAATACGTCGTTCTACGGTTCGGGCGGCACCGTCGCCGCGACCGTCAACGAAGTGCCCGGCTCGAACTTCGGTGCATCGCCGGTAATTTCGGGTTATGCATCGGCGCATACGCTGCAGGTCATCGGCACGGGCGCCGCGTACACGATCGGTGCATTCACCGTGGGCGCAACCTATTCGAACACGCAGTTCCGCGGCCTCGGCGATACCACGACGGGCCCGGTCCCGGCAGGCGGCATCGCCGGCACGGCGAAATTCAACAACGCCGAGCTGAACGTGAAGTATCAGATCACGCCGGCCTTCCTCGTCGGCGCCGCGTACGTCTACACGAAGAACAGCGGTGCCGATGGCCAGAACGGCGCGCACTACAACCAGGCATCGTTCGGTGCCGACTACTTCCTGTCGAAGCGGACCGACGTGTATTTCGTCGGCACGTATCAGCGCGCCAGCGGGACGGATTCGACCGGCCGTATCGCAGTTGCATCCATCAACCAGTTGACGCCGTCGACGTCCAATCACCAGACGGCGCTGCGCGTCGCCATTCGACACCGGTTCTGA
- a CDS encoding LysR family transcriptional regulator, with protein MTGLSLHNLTRRVDLFTLRLFLTVVEEQQMRRAAVRENITPSAATRRIQDLEEIAGIDLFERLPGGMVPSPAGEVLARHLRVLFENLDVMRREVAEFTEGVRGHIRISSTSTIIVHFLAREIAEFTRDFPLVEIELQEDTNANVIGSVVTGKADVAMFYATADIDRDALDIIEFRTDRLVAVVPHGHRLGACASVTTQDLVDENIIGLAPTTLLMTQLHDAASALGRELRVKYRVSSIEAARSLVKAGLGVMIHPESMLPAEDVNKVTLVALDEPWALRRLCIGTRRGDALTAATRAFVAQLTDH; from the coding sequence ATGACGGGGCTCAGTCTCCACAATCTGACGAGGCGCGTCGACCTGTTCACGCTGAGGCTGTTTCTCACGGTCGTCGAAGAGCAGCAGATGCGTCGCGCGGCGGTGCGAGAAAACATCACGCCGTCGGCCGCGACGCGTCGCATCCAGGATCTCGAGGAGATTGCCGGCATCGACCTGTTCGAGCGGTTGCCGGGTGGCATGGTGCCGAGCCCGGCCGGCGAAGTGCTGGCGCGCCACTTGCGCGTGCTGTTCGAGAATCTCGACGTGATGCGCCGCGAGGTTGCCGAATTCACCGAGGGCGTGCGCGGTCATATCCGCATCAGTTCGACGAGCACGATCATCGTCCATTTCCTCGCGCGGGAGATCGCCGAATTCACGCGAGACTTTCCGCTCGTCGAGATCGAGTTGCAAGAGGACACCAATGCGAACGTGATAGGCTCGGTCGTGACCGGCAAGGCCGACGTCGCAATGTTCTACGCCACGGCCGATATCGACCGCGACGCGCTCGACATCATCGAGTTCCGGACCGATCGCCTGGTTGCGGTCGTGCCGCACGGCCACCGCCTCGGCGCGTGCGCGAGCGTCACGACCCAGGATCTCGTCGACGAGAACATCATCGGCCTCGCGCCGACGACCCTGCTGATGACGCAACTGCACGATGCGGCATCCGCACTCGGGCGCGAGCTGCGCGTCAAGTACCGGGTCAGCTCGATCGAGGCGGCGCGCAGCCTGGTCAAGGCCGGCCTTGGCGTGATGATTCACCCCGAAAGCATGCTGCCGGCCGAGGACGTCAACAAGGTGACGCTGGTGGCGCTCGACGAACCGTGGGCGTTGCGCCGGCTGTGCATCGGTACGCGGCGCGGCGATGCGTTGACAGCGGCGACTAGGGCGTTTGTCGCGCAGTTGACCGACCACTAA
- a CDS encoding enoyl-CoA hydratase/isomerase family protein, which yields MSESSQHASDYASYSSLAFDRPAKGVLRITLNRPERLNALDARGHDELARVWREVDEDPSVSAVILCGAGKAFSAGGDFDMVEEMIDSFDARVRVWRESKDLVYNIINCSKPIVSAIHGSAVGAGLVAALLADISVAGRTARLVDGHTRLGVAAGDHAAIIWPLLCGMAKAKYHLMLCEPVNGEKAEQIGLVSVAVDDADVQETALSIAVRLANGAPSATRWTKYALNNWLRQAGPTFDASLALEMFGFGGAEVREGVKSFREKRGPEFPVTTPVSPARSA from the coding sequence ATGTCCGAAAGCAGTCAGCACGCGTCCGACTACGCGTCGTATTCAAGCCTGGCGTTCGACCGCCCCGCGAAAGGCGTCTTGCGCATCACGCTCAACCGGCCGGAGCGGCTCAACGCGCTCGATGCGCGCGGCCATGACGAACTCGCGCGCGTATGGCGGGAAGTCGACGAGGATCCGAGCGTCTCCGCCGTGATCCTGTGCGGCGCGGGCAAGGCGTTTTCCGCCGGCGGCGACTTCGACATGGTCGAGGAAATGATCGACTCGTTCGACGCACGCGTGCGCGTGTGGCGCGAATCGAAGGATCTCGTCTACAACATCATCAATTGCTCGAAGCCGATCGTGTCGGCGATCCACGGCTCGGCCGTCGGCGCCGGCCTGGTGGCGGCGCTGCTCGCGGACATCTCGGTGGCCGGCCGGACCGCGCGCCTGGTCGATGGCCACACGCGGCTCGGCGTCGCCGCCGGCGATCATGCGGCGATCATCTGGCCGCTGCTGTGCGGGATGGCGAAGGCGAAGTATCACCTGATGCTGTGCGAGCCCGTGAACGGCGAGAAGGCCGAACAGATCGGCCTCGTCTCCGTCGCGGTGGATGACGCGGACGTGCAGGAAACCGCGCTGTCGATCGCCGTGCGGCTCGCGAACGGCGCGCCGTCGGCGACACGCTGGACCAAGTACGCGCTCAACAACTGGCTGCGCCAGGCCGGGCCGACGTTCGACGCGTCGCTCGCACTGGAGATGTTCGGTTTCGGCGGGGCCGAAGTGCGCGAAGGCGTGAAATCGTTCCGCGAGAAGCGCGGGCCGGAGTTTCCCGTGACTACGCCGGTGTCGCCGGCTCGATCTGCATGA